One Phycisphaera mikurensis NBRC 102666 DNA window includes the following coding sequences:
- a CDS encoding glutamate synthase subunit beta, translated as MGQPNGFMQYERQPMPARDPLLRIGDFHEIYARHDDQTLMDQGARCMDCGVPFCQSESGCPIDNQIPEWNDLVYRERWHEAYLRLTMTNNFPEFTGRICPAPCESACVLGINASPVTIKSIECSIIDRAFDEGWVTPNTPEARTGKTVAIVGSGPAGLAAADQLNKAGHHVTVYERDDRIGGLLMYGVPNMKLEKKIVERRVDLLRQAGITFITHANVGGSQSDFGTGAGPEIRNVDPQRLIDDYDAVLLACGALKGRDLAGLPGRSLGGVEKAMTFLWRNTKSLLDSGLADGDYLSAEGKHVVVIGGGDTGTDCIGTAIRHGAASVTNITRREREPDERDEDHPWPGPTGTFYVDYGHAEGSAQFEQDPRRYGLLPKGFVARDDDPSRVGFVEVEKLRWERVDGRWKSTPTGEIERLRADLVLLSIGFTGHDTPALLDGFGLQTAADGSIATEEDGYRTGVEKVYAAGDVRRGASLIVWAIAEGRGAARAIDTRLMGESSLPAPGVEGQLAAVLA; from the coding sequence ATGGGCCAACCCAACGGATTCATGCAGTACGAGCGCCAGCCGATGCCCGCGAGGGATCCGCTGCTGCGCATCGGCGATTTCCACGAGATCTACGCGCGGCACGACGACCAGACGCTCATGGACCAGGGGGCCCGCTGCATGGACTGCGGCGTGCCCTTCTGCCAGAGCGAGTCGGGCTGCCCGATCGACAACCAGATCCCCGAGTGGAACGACCTGGTCTACCGCGAGCGGTGGCACGAGGCGTACCTGCGTCTGACGATGACCAACAACTTCCCGGAGTTCACCGGGCGGATCTGCCCGGCACCGTGCGAGTCGGCCTGCGTCCTGGGCATCAACGCGAGCCCGGTGACGATCAAGAGCATCGAGTGCTCCATCATCGACCGGGCCTTCGATGAGGGGTGGGTCACCCCGAACACCCCCGAAGCACGGACCGGCAAGACGGTGGCCATCGTCGGCTCGGGCCCGGCGGGCCTCGCCGCCGCCGACCAGCTCAACAAGGCCGGCCACCACGTCACGGTGTACGAGCGGGACGACCGCATCGGCGGGCTGCTCATGTACGGCGTGCCCAACATGAAGCTCGAGAAGAAGATCGTCGAGCGGCGGGTCGACCTCCTGCGGCAGGCGGGCATCACCTTCATCACCCACGCGAACGTCGGCGGCTCGCAGAGCGACTTCGGCACGGGGGCGGGCCCGGAGATCCGCAACGTCGACCCGCAGCGCCTCATCGACGACTACGACGCCGTGCTGCTCGCCTGCGGGGCGCTCAAGGGCCGCGACCTCGCGGGCCTGCCCGGTCGCTCACTCGGGGGCGTCGAGAAGGCGATGACGTTCCTCTGGCGCAACACCAAGTCGCTGCTGGACTCGGGCCTCGCCGACGGCGACTACCTCTCCGCCGAAGGCAAGCACGTCGTGGTCATCGGCGGCGGCGACACCGGCACCGACTGCATCGGCACCGCCATCCGGCACGGCGCCGCGAGCGTGACGAACATCACGCGTCGCGAACGCGAGCCCGACGAGCGCGACGAGGACCACCCCTGGCCCGGACCCACCGGCACCTTCTACGTCGACTACGGCCACGCCGAAGGCTCGGCGCAGTTCGAGCAGGATCCGCGGCGCTACGGCTTGCTGCCCAAGGGCTTCGTCGCCCGCGACGACGACCCCTCGCGGGTCGGCTTCGTCGAGGTCGAGAAGCTGCGTTGGGAGAGAGTCGACGGCCGCTGGAAGTCGACCCCGACCGGCGAGATCGAGCGGCTCCGGGCCGACCTCGTGCTGCTCTCGATCGGCTTCACCGGTCACGACACGCCGGCGCTGCTGGATGGATTCGGCCTGCAGACCGCGGCCGACGGCAGCATCGCCACCGAGGAGGACGGCTACCGCACGGGCGTGGAGAAGGTCTACGCCGCCGGCGACGTCCGGCGCGGCGCGAGCCTGATCGTCTGGGCCATCGCCGAGGGTCGCGGCGCCGCGCGGGCGATCGACACGCGGCTGATGGGGGAGAGTTCGCTGCCGGCACCGGGTGTCGAGGGCCAGCTGGCCGCCGTGCTCGCTTGA
- a CDS encoding LysR family transcriptional regulator: protein MDDFANLRLFLDVADTRSFSRAAERHGVTQPAASQRVAQLEAKLGAKLLDRGVRPPALTEPGRRYAEGCRTLLAAHERLVEDVAASLDADAGPAVVRVAAIYSAGIAWLGGAADRHVEAVRSGAVRGAGSGPARGVRVRIDYASPQGVADAVRGGEADFGVVSFPAGFAGMRVWPLREEPMAVVCPPTHALAREASVAARHLAGHAILRFDPELPVGRATDAYFEAAGVTFTGGHRFDNLDTLKAAVADTGRFAVLPLRPCAAELEAGTLVAVALNPPLCRPIGLLFPRGKTARPEATAFAEALLAESAADREPPSPGRAAVRGRRPLPLPLPRKRPATTLA, encoded by the coding sequence ATGGACGACTTTGCCAACCTCCGGCTCTTCCTCGACGTGGCGGACACGCGTTCGTTCTCGCGCGCGGCGGAGCGGCATGGCGTCACCCAGCCGGCGGCAAGCCAGCGGGTGGCGCAGCTGGAGGCGAAGCTCGGTGCGAAGCTGCTGGACCGCGGCGTCCGCCCGCCGGCGCTCACGGAGCCCGGGCGGCGGTACGCGGAGGGCTGCCGCACGCTTTTGGCCGCGCACGAGCGGCTGGTCGAGGACGTCGCGGCTTCGCTCGACGCCGACGCCGGCCCGGCGGTGGTGCGGGTGGCGGCGATCTACTCGGCCGGGATCGCTTGGCTCGGAGGCGCCGCGGACCGCCACGTGGAGGCGGTCCGGAGCGGCGCGGTCCGCGGCGCCGGGTCGGGTCCGGCCCGCGGCGTCCGGGTCCGCATCGACTACGCGTCGCCGCAGGGGGTGGCGGACGCGGTCCGCGGCGGCGAGGCCGACTTCGGCGTCGTCTCGTTCCCGGCCGGCTTCGCGGGCATGCGGGTCTGGCCGCTGCGGGAGGAACCCATGGCGGTGGTGTGCCCGCCCACGCATGCGCTCGCCCGGGAAGCGTCCGTGGCCGCGCGGCACCTCGCCGGCCACGCGATCCTGCGCTTCGATCCGGAGCTGCCGGTGGGCCGGGCGACCGACGCCTACTTTGAGGCCGCCGGGGTGACGTTCACGGGAGGCCACCGCTTCGACAACCTCGACACGCTCAAGGCCGCCGTGGCCGACACCGGCCGCTTCGCGGTCCTGCCCCTGCGGCCGTGCGCCGCGGAGCTGGAGGCCGGGACGCTGGTCGCCGTGGCCCTGAACCCGCCGCTCTGCCGGCCCATCGGCTTGCTCTTCCCCCGCGGGAAGACGGCCCGACCCGAAGCCACCGCTTTCGCGGAGGCGCTGCTCGCCGAGAGCGCCGCGGACCGCGAGCCCCCGTCCCCCGGGCGGGCGGCGGTCCGCGGCCGCCGCCCGCTCCCGCTCCCGCTCCCGCGAAAGCGGCCGGCGACCACGCTGGCCTGA
- a CDS encoding glutamate synthase-related protein has protein sequence MTTAPSSLPDARGLYDPAYEHDACGMGFIAHMKGKRSHAIVADALEMLSRMDHRGACGCEDNTGDGAGITTAMPHTLLRRVAQAEAGIELPEPGAYGCGNVFFPQDEATRERCRALVAGAAEAEGVELLGWRKLPTDAAGAGIGPSALRTEPAMEQLFVRRPASLDADERGDAFDRSLFRLRSRVVRSVREACEAGGSEMVDGHLFYVCSLSSRTLVYKGQLLSTQVPAYFPDLRDEDYQSHLAMVHSRFSTNTFPSWDRAQPCRWMCHNGEINTVRGNRNWMEARQGLLHSELLGDMDDLFPIINPANSDSGTFDNVLELLMMAGRSLPEAMMMMIPEAWEHHESMGLKKRAFYEYHANLIEPWDGPASVGFSDGRTIGATLDRNGLRPSRYYVTDDDRVILASEVGVVDVAPETIVRKGRLQPGRMLLVDFEQGRIIPDEELKRGIAEKRPYAQWLREQKIRLDDLPEALPERAPDGEERLRLLQAFGYTTEHVYQLLLPMVSAGKNSKEALGSMGNDAALAVLSDQPRLLYDYFKQLFAQVTNPPIDPLRETLIMALDALVGPEGNLLDTTAAQCHRLHLAQPVLTDAEMASIKKLDGRPGSRGWTSTTLDVTFDRPDPQDEEAMRPDRRETAVRAGAGNAGEPGDLRAAGDPLRAALQRLCDEADAAIAAGSRVLVLSDRGVSADRVAIPSLLAVGAVHHHLVRTHSRTRIGLVLESGEAREVHHFATLFGYGVDAVNPYLAVQAIRGLREEGVLDETLTDEKIERLLAKSIGLGLQKVMSKMGISTLASYHGAQIFEAVGLGQETIDRAFVGTASRISGAGLDVIAAESLRRHAIGFPRRELVRLAQLPNPGEYAWRPGGERHGWSPQVVASLQAASRSNSRVAYDQYARFCNDDAKHQGSLRGLLEMRYADEPKPKTHGDLQDGPFDGDGEAFTEALTAPGVPGQARLTPEEIEARPDPHAVVERELDGLPTVAISIDEVEPAKEIVKRFRTGAMSLGALSKEAHETLALAMNRVGGLSNSGEGGEDPKRFSLAQYPDGSVKSKRSAIKQIASGRFGVTSHYLANADRLQIKIAQGAKPGEGGQLPGFKVDPYIAGIRHSTPGVGLISPPPHHDIYSIEDLAQLIHDLKRSNPVADVSVKLVAEVGVGTVAAGVAKAKADHILISGADGGTGASPLTSIKHAGLPWELGLAEAHQTLVLNGLRSRVSLETDGGFKTGRDVVIAACLGAEEFGFSTAPMITMGCIMMRKCHLNTCPVGVCTQDPDLRAKFNGTPEHVLNYLFLVAEEARGYMAKMGVRTIEELVGRVELLRTRAAVDAWKAHGLDLSALLLPAKGPRADAKAFKCEGQDHGVEGHIDNRLIAEAMPALEHQTPVSIELPVTNLNRTVGTMLSWEVSKRHGAGGLPPHTIDVRLRGSAGQSLGAWLTRGVSITVTGDANDYVGKGLSGGRIVVKPPAASGFKAEDNILIGNVALYGATSGEAYFRGVAAERFCVRNSGALAVVEGVGDHGCEYMTGGRAVILGGVGRNFAAGMSGGIAYVLDRDDTLLQHCNLGMVELERIDGPDALGDAEELQHLIVEHARLTGSAVADKVLQNWEKSVKLFKKVMPIDYRRVLERQKRATAVENQPGALELGLG, from the coding sequence ATGACGACCGCCCCCTCCAGCCTCCCCGACGCCCGCGGCCTGTACGACCCCGCGTACGAGCACGACGCCTGCGGGATGGGCTTCATCGCCCACATGAAGGGCAAGCGCAGCCACGCGATCGTTGCCGATGCGCTGGAGATGCTCTCCCGCATGGACCACCGCGGCGCCTGCGGCTGCGAGGACAACACCGGCGACGGCGCCGGGATCACCACCGCGATGCCGCACACGCTGCTGCGCCGCGTGGCGCAGGCGGAAGCCGGCATCGAGCTGCCCGAGCCGGGCGCGTACGGCTGCGGCAACGTCTTCTTCCCGCAGGACGAGGCGACGCGGGAGCGGTGCCGCGCGCTCGTCGCCGGGGCGGCGGAGGCGGAGGGCGTCGAGCTTCTGGGCTGGCGGAAGCTCCCCACCGATGCCGCCGGGGCGGGCATCGGACCCTCGGCGCTGCGGACCGAGCCGGCGATGGAGCAGCTGTTCGTCCGGCGGCCCGCGTCGCTCGACGCCGACGAGCGGGGCGACGCCTTCGACCGCTCGCTCTTCCGCCTCCGCAGCCGCGTGGTCCGCAGCGTCCGCGAAGCGTGCGAGGCCGGAGGCTCGGAGATGGTCGACGGCCACCTCTTCTACGTGTGCTCGCTGTCGAGCCGGACGCTGGTCTACAAGGGCCAGCTGCTCTCGACGCAGGTGCCGGCGTACTTCCCCGACCTCCGCGACGAGGACTACCAGAGCCACCTGGCGATGGTGCACTCGCGTTTCTCGACGAACACCTTCCCCAGCTGGGACCGGGCGCAGCCGTGCCGCTGGATGTGCCACAACGGCGAGATCAACACGGTCCGCGGCAACCGCAACTGGATGGAGGCCCGGCAGGGGCTGCTCCACAGCGAGCTGCTCGGCGACATGGACGACCTGTTTCCGATCATCAACCCCGCGAACAGCGACTCGGGCACCTTCGACAACGTGCTCGAGCTGCTGATGATGGCGGGGCGTTCGCTGCCCGAGGCGATGATGATGATGATCCCCGAGGCGTGGGAGCACCACGAGTCGATGGGGCTCAAGAAGCGCGCGTTCTACGAGTACCACGCGAACCTCATCGAGCCCTGGGACGGCCCGGCGAGCGTGGGCTTCTCCGACGGCCGCACGATCGGCGCCACGCTCGACCGCAACGGGTTGCGGCCCTCTCGGTATTACGTGACCGACGACGACCGGGTGATCCTCGCCAGCGAGGTCGGCGTCGTGGACGTCGCGCCCGAGACGATCGTCCGGAAGGGACGGCTCCAGCCGGGGCGGATGCTGCTGGTCGACTTCGAGCAGGGACGCATCATCCCCGACGAGGAGCTCAAGCGGGGGATCGCCGAGAAGCGGCCCTACGCCCAGTGGCTGCGCGAGCAGAAGATCCGGCTGGACGACCTGCCCGAGGCGCTGCCCGAGCGGGCACCCGACGGCGAGGAGCGGCTCCGCCTGCTCCAGGCTTTCGGCTACACGACCGAGCACGTCTACCAGCTGCTGCTGCCGATGGTTTCGGCCGGCAAGAACTCCAAGGAGGCGCTGGGTTCGATGGGCAACGACGCCGCGCTGGCCGTGCTCAGCGACCAGCCGCGCCTGCTCTACGACTACTTCAAGCAGCTCTTCGCGCAGGTGACCAACCCGCCGATCGACCCGCTGCGCGAGACGCTGATCATGGCGCTCGACGCGCTGGTCGGCCCCGAGGGCAACCTGCTGGACACCACCGCGGCGCAGTGCCACCGGCTGCACCTCGCCCAGCCGGTGCTCACCGACGCCGAGATGGCCTCGATCAAGAAGCTCGACGGCCGGCCCGGCTCCCGCGGCTGGACCTCGACGACGCTGGACGTCACCTTCGACCGCCCGGACCCCCAGGACGAGGAGGCGATGCGGCCGGACCGCCGCGAGACCGCCGTCCGCGCCGGCGCCGGCAACGCGGGGGAGCCCGGCGACCTGCGGGCCGCGGGCGACCCGCTGCGGGCGGCGCTCCAGCGGCTCTGCGACGAGGCCGACGCGGCGATCGCCGCGGGCTCGCGCGTGCTCGTGCTCTCCGACCGCGGCGTCTCGGCGGATCGGGTCGCCATCCCCTCGCTGCTCGCCGTCGGCGCCGTCCACCACCACCTCGTCCGCACGCACAGCCGCACGCGGATCGGACTCGTGCTCGAATCGGGCGAGGCCCGCGAGGTGCATCACTTCGCCACGCTCTTCGGGTACGGCGTCGACGCGGTGAACCCGTACCTCGCGGTGCAGGCGATCCGCGGCCTCCGCGAGGAGGGCGTGCTCGACGAGACGCTGACCGACGAGAAGATCGAGCGGCTCCTCGCGAAATCCATCGGCCTCGGCTTGCAGAAGGTGATGTCCAAGATGGGCATCTCCACGCTCGCCAGCTACCACGGGGCCCAGATCTTCGAGGCCGTCGGCCTCGGGCAGGAGACGATCGACCGGGCCTTCGTCGGCACCGCCTCGCGGATCTCCGGAGCCGGGTTGGACGTCATCGCCGCGGAGTCGCTGCGGCGCCACGCGATCGGCTTCCCGCGCCGCGAGCTCGTGCGCCTCGCCCAGCTGCCCAACCCCGGCGAGTACGCCTGGCGGCCCGGCGGCGAGCGGCACGGCTGGAGCCCGCAGGTGGTCGCGAGCCTGCAGGCCGCGAGCCGCTCGAACAGCCGGGTCGCCTACGACCAGTACGCCCGCTTCTGCAACGACGACGCGAAGCACCAGGGCTCGCTCCGCGGCCTGCTGGAGATGCGCTACGCCGACGAGCCCAAGCCGAAGACCCACGGCGACCTGCAAGACGGGCCCTTCGACGGCGACGGCGAGGCCTTCACCGAAGCGCTCACCGCGCCCGGCGTGCCCGGGCAGGCCCGCCTGACGCCCGAAGAGATCGAGGCCCGGCCCGACCCGCACGCCGTGGTGGAGCGCGAGCTGGACGGCCTGCCCACGGTCGCGATCTCGATCGACGAGGTCGAGCCCGCCAAGGAGATCGTGAAGCGTTTCCGCACCGGCGCCATGTCCCTGGGCGCCCTCTCCAAGGAGGCCCACGAGACGCTCGCGCTGGCGATGAACCGCGTGGGCGGGCTGTCCAACTCCGGCGAGGGCGGCGAGGACCCGAAGCGCTTCTCGCTCGCCCAGTACCCCGACGGCAGCGTCAAGAGCAAGCGGTCCGCCATCAAGCAGATCGCCTCGGGCCGCTTCGGCGTCACCAGCCATTACCTGGCCAACGCCGACCGCCTGCAAATCAAGATCGCTCAAGGCGCCAAGCCCGGCGAGGGCGGGCAGCTGCCCGGCTTCAAGGTCGATCCGTACATCGCGGGCATCCGGCACTCGACGCCGGGCGTGGGCCTCATCAGCCCGCCGCCGCACCACGACATCTACTCCATCGAGGACCTCGCGCAGCTCATCCACGACCTCAAGCGCAGCAACCCCGTCGCCGACGTGAGCGTCAAGCTCGTCGCCGAGGTGGGCGTGGGCACCGTGGCCGCGGGCGTGGCCAAGGCCAAGGCGGACCACATCCTCATCTCCGGCGCCGACGGCGGCACGGGGGCCAGCCCGCTCACCAGCATCAAGCACGCCGGGTTGCCCTGGGAGCTGGGGCTGGCCGAGGCGCACCAGACGCTGGTGCTCAACGGGCTCCGCTCCCGCGTCTCGCTCGAAACCGACGGCGGCTTCAAGACCGGCCGCGACGTGGTCATCGCCGCGTGCTTGGGGGCCGAGGAGTTCGGCTTCTCGACCGCCCCGATGATCACGATGGGCTGCATCATGATGCGCAAGTGCCACCTGAACACCTGCCCGGTCGGGGTCTGCACGCAGGACCCCGACCTGCGGGCGAAGTTCAACGGCACGCCCGAGCACGTGCTCAACTACCTCTTCCTCGTCGCCGAGGAAGCCCGCGGCTACATGGCCAAGATGGGCGTGCGGACGATCGAGGAGCTCGTCGGCCGCGTTGAGCTGCTCCGCACCCGGGCGGCCGTCGACGCGTGGAAGGCCCACGGCCTGGACCTCTCCGCGCTGCTGCTCCCGGCGAAGGGCCCGCGTGCCGACGCGAAGGCGTTCAAGTGCGAGGGCCAGGACCACGGCGTCGAGGGCCACATCGACAACCGGCTCATCGCCGAGGCGATGCCGGCGCTCGAGCACCAGACGCCGGTGAGCATCGAGCTGCCGGTGACCAACCTCAACCGGACCGTGGGCACGATGCTCTCCTGGGAGGTCAGCAAGCGCCACGGCGCCGGCGGCCTGCCGCCGCACACCATCGACGTGCGGCTCCGCGGCTCCGCGGGCCAGAGCCTGGGCGCGTGGCTCACCCGCGGCGTGTCGATCACCGTCACCGGCGACGCGAACGACTACGTCGGCAAGGGGCTCTCCGGCGGCCGCATCGTGGTCAAGCCGCCGGCCGCCTCGGGCTTCAAGGCCGAGGACAACATCCTCATCGGCAACGTGGCGCTCTACGGGGCGACCTCCGGCGAGGCCTACTTCCGCGGCGTGGCGGCCGAGCGCTTCTGCGTCCGCAACTCCGGGGCTTTGGCGGTGGTCGAGGGCGTCGGGGACCACGGCTGCGAGTACATGACCGGCGGCCGGGCCGTCATCCTCGGCGGGGTCGGCCGCAACTTCGCGGCCGGCATGTCCGGCGGCATCGCCTACGTGCTCGACCGCGACGACACGCTGCTCCAGCACTGCAACCTCGGCATGGTGGAGCTCGAACGCATCGACGGCCCCGACGCCCTCGGCGACGCCGAGGAGCTCCAGCACCTCATCGTCGAGCACGCCCGCCTCACCGGCTCCGCCGTCGCCGACAAGGTGCTGCAGAACTGGGAGAAGAGCGTGAAGCTCTTCAAGAAGGTGATGCCCATCGACTACCGCCGGGTGCTCGAGCGGCAGAAGCGGGCGACGGCGGTGGAGAATCAGCCGGGCGCGCTCGAGTTGGGGCTGGGATGA